The nucleotide sequence GTGTAGTGTTGGCAGGTGGTGCAAGTTTATAGGTACAAGTAGTCCCAGTTATAGTCAGTGATATCAAACAGCAATCGTCAATCAGCAGTTTATTTCAGCATCAGTTGCATAGATTTTTTATTATCTCACAGCTGCATTAAATAGGGGTGAGCGAAGCGATGCCGAATGTTCATTAATTTGTACATCCTATGTTACACTCATGTGGAACTGAAGCCATTCAACAGGTATCTGTGGAATACAATATTTCCACTATGAGTGAGGAAGAATACATAACAACAGAAGTGAAGTAACAAAAGAGTTATGAAGGATTTTCTCAACAGTGGAGAAAAATTGGATTGTACGGCTGGCTATTGAGTCACAATTTTAAAtaaagaataatggatacctggaagTGATTAGGAATTTAAAgaaagaataatggatatctgggagagATTATGAGTTTaaatagagaataatggatatctgggaatGATTGCAAGGCAGTACGCTCATGAAAGTTTACACAATGCACAAACTGGACAAATAACATTTCTAGGCTTTTTAAGAGATCAGGGAGGGGACCTTAGTAGGATTGGACAAAAAATGTTCAACATATCCTACAAAAAGGCACAACTAAGGGTAGCTGTCTATAATATCCTCCAGTTCTAattttgctgagtgtttccagcgtttctgtctttgtttcagatttccagcatctgtatttttaaaaacatttctaggCTTGTTAAATGAAATGGGTTGAATGTTGGACTTTTTAACAATGTATGAAAATTAATTTGGTGTTAACCAAAAGTCTTGATTGCGTAAAGGAAGAAATTGATACCAGTTAATGAGTGATAGAGAATGAATGGTGTCGATTGGAAAGAAGTTATAAACCACCACTAGGAGTTTATGGAAATACTACTCACAGTTTTTAAATAAGCCACGTTGCTCTGACGAATATCATTTAACAACTGATCTCGAGGGGTTTCTTCAACCACAGGTGCTTGTCGAGCCCTGGGAACTGGCTTTAGTGACCTGATCACCTCCTTCAGGTTGGGCTTGTCATTCCCATCTGTCCTGTCTTGACCAGCTTTGCCTTTACTTTTTCTTTTGGGAGTTTTTCTGAGTTGTGCTCGTGAAGCAGTGCTTTGCGGGCGATTGAGAAAGGCGTTGGATGGGAGGGAAGGCTCTTCACAGAAGGTGGAGAAACTGGGCACATATCCACCCAACATCTCCAGCAGGCCAGGGGGGATTTTCTGATAGGCATTCACCATCACTCCTTGCTCCTGTGCAAACTGGTTTCTCTGCTGCTCCAGCCTCCGTTGCCTCTGTTGATCCAGATTGCGGCTCAGCAAGTTGGTAACTACCATCCTGGGGCCCGGCAGCTCAAAGTGATAACCCAACTTCAGCAGCGTGGTGTTGGCTTTGAGAAGTCTGGCAATCTCCATCTCGGCGTGGTGACCCAACATATGCCTCTGGTTGTGAAACCTCAGCTCAGTGAGGATCTCGTTGAACTGCAAGCACCTCATGATAGCCACGATGCCTTTGCCTGTGATGAAGTTGGACTCGATGTTGAGGGTAACGATTTTCTTGTTCTCCCTCAGCATGTTGGCTATGGCAAAGGCGATATTGTCATCAGTGCCCGTGTTAGCGATGCTGAAAATGGTGACATgcttgttcttcttcaaagcttccACGAAGCTTTGCAGCATGTCTTTAGGGATGTTTTCCACATTGTTCAGGTTGACCTCTTTAAGGTCAGGTTTGTTTCCTCGAATATTTGCCAAAGACTCATCTAACAGCGTTGGGTTTCCTGAAGGTCTTGCGGTCAGTTTGAGGAAACTACTGTCCAAACCTAGCTTCTTTCCCGCCTTTGCTTTGACCGCTTTCACCTCTGTATTTTCTTGGTTTTCTTTGGGTGGTGTAGAAATTGCTTCTTCACTGCCTTTCTTGCTCTCATTGCCTTCACTCCATTCTTCAGTGGAGGAGCCCGGCTCTCTCTTGTTATACAGGGGAATGGTGTCTTCAATCTTCTGCTGGTTGGTGGGTTGATCTGAGCTGCTCTTCTCTGATCTCTCCTGTGGGTTACTGCTCTTGTCTTCAGGTTTAGGTTCAGGTTCGGTCACTGACAGGACTTGGTTCTGCTGTGTCTTTATCATCTCCATcgtctccttctctttctctgattTATATTTGATCTCTTTGCTCTCCAGTTTCCCATCTTCCATTTTCTGAATCTGCTGGCCATTTCCATTCAGATATTTGGCACCTTCTTCGCTTTTATCACTGTTTCCTGCTTCAATTCTGCTCTTTCCTCCCTCGCAGTCCTTCCCAGCTCCCGGTTCTTGAATTTTCTTCGCTATATTTTGCTGTTGGAAAGAGAGACTTTTAGTTTTGTGTATTTTTTGCTTTTAGTAATGTAAAGTTTCCTAACTCTGATAAAGCTCAGGCATAAAGTTTACAAACATCACTGATACTACCGAATGCAACCCTCCCATCCAGATTCAGACTGGATTATTTAGAACCCTTTCTAAGCATTTACTAAAGATTTCCACTGTTCCATTTCACAGGACCAGAAGTTAAATTCCTTTAGAAACTGAATGTGTAAATGTAGAATTAATATTACCATAAAATAGCCAGCTAAAGCTCACAAATTTGGTGAACTTACTGATTTTCTATTTGTTCATAACTGACTGTGTGACTCACCAGCATAGGTTTAGATTTGACATGGCGATAGGAATGGAGCAGGGACTAAAATTCAGTTCCATCAATAACAGGAAATATAGGGGAAAAGGGTCCATTTATCTGACATATTCCCAATATCCCAGGTACTGTGAATGTGTGAGTAATGGAAATAATATCATTACTACCGTGGATACTGTTATCAAGGTTTCACGGATATTTTGTTCACTGTTACACTGAGTTTCATTGAGCCGGAGTCACTCTGCCTTCCTGTAGCCCCTATCCAGTTCTCCCTGGTGACATTTACCTGGATGTGCCGGGTTTAACACACACTCACCTCGCTGCCTAGGAGTGTGGCCGGGACCCTTTCTTCCTCCAAGAGTCGGCTCGATTCTTTCTCCCAGAACAAGTAGTCAATCAGGGACCTGTGGTCGAAGGAGCCTGTGGGGGCTTTCTCCGTTTGATCTTTCTGCCTCTGCCCTAAGGGCACATGCGGGTCAGGGTCGAGATCTTCCATCTCGTTTTGCAGTTGGTTTAATTCTTCGGGAGACAGAGCTGCGAGGATTTCGtcgtcctcctccagttctccgTTGTTGGGTTCTTGGTCTTCAGATTCCTGGCTACAGTCCGACATGGTGCCTTCTGGAGTGTGACAACCAAAAGGAGATTACTGGGCAAGTTTGGGCTTCAGCGGGAGATTTCCCCGTCCCGTGATGTCCCTCGATCTTCCTGGAGAAATTGTCCACAATACAGCCTGAAGTGCTAATCCAGCAATCCCTGTCTGCCTGAGATCTATATTAAGCACAGCCCTGTGCCAATGTATTTATGGGATCTGTAGGCTTCTACGCTGCTCTCTTTTCAGCAGCTTCTGTCAGCTGGAAGAGTCACCCTGACATTTCACTACAGCTGGGTCCCTTCCTCATCAATACACAGGTCAGATGAGGTTTTCCAGAACATTCGATTGGCAGCATAACCTAAAACTACTCGCACAGATTGGAACACAGCGTTTACGACGTAAATATTAACGTACCCACACCAGGAGGTCTATGTGTTAATAGGGGAGTAGTAGGTCCGTGACATGCTGTGAGTTCAGAGTTATTTGCTGGGAATATTTGCTCCATCTGGAAAGAAATCTGATAACAGAAGGGCTGCGGTTGTTGATCCAGTGGGAACTTGATTTGGCAGCTGAATTTGAAGTCCCCCCAATGGCCTCCACAGCAGTTTCTTGAAGTTCCTTCCAAGCAACCTCTTTAAGCCTTAAGTGCCCCAACACTCTGGAGATGTCCTGATGTGCTCCACAACTACACTTCAATCTCCTGAAAAGTATCCAAAATCCCCCTGAGATGCAGACGTATAATTGAGAAATAGATATTTACTGACACGAACAGATAAAGGAGTTGTCTGAATGGAGAACAGTCAGAGTAATGTACTGaccccagtgttcccagtaacaggagagatTGTGTATCGGGAGGGAACATCTAGATAATAGTGATCACAGCGTAATagggtttaagataaagattgagaaggacataagtaagacaaagaccaaagtgttaaattgaaaaaaaaatgttttgaggggatgagcctggaagtggggagaatgaactggaaaaatttactgacaaatagAACAGCagagggaaacatttaaaacggtgatcaatagagtccaggagaaatatatcccacaaaAAAGCAAGAACAGAtatagccagtaatgacacaccatggatgaataaagaaataagggggaaattgaaactaaagaaaaaggcatacactaagtacatagacaataaaggagagggtgacaaaagggaatacataaaggttagaaaagaagtcaaaaaaataattaggaaggcaaagagaaactacgaaattaaattatcaaggaatataaaaagaaagagtaaagtattctacagacacataaataacaaaagaaaaatcaggataatgatagggccactaagggatacacacgataaactcacaggtaatgacagcgaaatggcagaaatattaaataattactttgcctcagtatttaccagggagactaacatggtgggcatgacattagaagaagagatcaaaaaagata is from Heptranchias perlo isolate sHepPer1 chromosome 17, sHepPer1.hap1, whole genome shotgun sequence and encodes:
- the lmod3 gene encoding leiomodin-3; the protein is MSDCSQESEDQEPNNGELEEDDEILAALSPEELNQLQNEMEDLDPDPHVPLGQRQKDQTEKAPTGSFDHRSLIDYLFWEKESSRLLEEERVPATLLGSEQNIAKKIQEPGAGKDCEGGKSRIEAGNSDKSEEGAKYLNGNGQQIQKMEDGKLESKEIKYKSEKEKETMEMIKTQQNQVLSVTEPEPKPEDKSSNPQERSEKSSSDQPTNQQKIEDTIPLYNKREPGSSTEEWSEGNESKKGSEEAISTPPKENQENTEVKAVKAKAGKKLGLDSSFLKLTARPSGNPTLLDESLANIRGNKPDLKEVNLNNVENIPKDMLQSFVEALKKNKHVTIFSIANTGTDDNIAFAIANMLRENKKIVTLNIESNFITGKGIVAIMRCLQFNEILTELRFHNQRHMLGHHAEMEIARLLKANTTLLKLGYHFELPGPRMVVTNLLSRNLDQQRQRRLEQQRNQFAQEQGVMVNAYQKIPPGLLEMLGGYVPSFSTFCEEPSLPSNAFLNRPQSTASRAQLRKTPKRKSKGKAGQDRTDGNDKPNLKEVIRSLKPVPRARQAPVVEETPRDQLLNDIRQSNVAYLKTVPLPKLLS